One part of the Clostridium thermosuccinogenes genome encodes these proteins:
- a CDS encoding helix-turn-helix domain-containing protein codes for MAIIVRLDRMMADRKISLNDLSEKVGISIVNLSNLKTGKVKAIRFSTLNRICKALKCQPGDILEYAEGNDEEEEENVEND; via the coding sequence ATGGCAATAATCGTGAGACTGGATCGCATGATGGCAGACAGGAAAATATCTCTTAATGACTTGTCAGAGAAGGTTGGGATATCAATTGTAAATCTGTCTAATCTTAAAACCGGAAAGGTAAAAGCAATAAGGTTTTCAACTCTCAATAGAATATGCAAGGCATTAAAATGTCAACCTGGAGATATTTTGGAATACGCAGAGGGTAATGATGAGGAAGAGGAAGAAAATGTGGAAAATGACTGA
- a CDS encoding PepSY domain-containing protein translates to MFNSGYNNNMYYRLWDAYWRSYRINSEVAIQIALQQVPGQVIKVELDYENGILVYEIDIRTPSGIYEVHVNAVTGQILKIEIDDDWI, encoded by the coding sequence ATGTTTAACAGCGGCTACAACAATAATATGTATTACAGGCTTTGGGATGCTTATTGGAGGAGCTACCGGATTAACAGCGAGGTAGCGATTCAAATTGCTTTGCAGCAAGTTCCTGGTCAAGTGATAAAAGTAGAATTGGACTATGAAAATGGTATATTGGTTTATGAAATTGACATACGTACTCCATCAGGTATATATGAAGTTCATGTTAATGCGGTCACCGGTCAGATACTAAAGATTGAAATTGATGACGATTGGATCTGA
- a CDS encoding DUF2975 domain-containing protein — MNYKSDMLRIKRYSHSLRIVMNVFYWAAIIVAIGSLITALVITFMSDSHFVLNDEKIGNIGFTVDGLIEYNLKDASLMGLSLKNVYTSIAIMAAVISFLTIPALKQLVLILKSVEENKPFAKENSKRISIIGVVFIFGSFIIPAAEFFVARTIVDTLKIQNVSVNYTGNFILVFAGILMIILSGIFKYGSYLQHEYDETV; from the coding sequence ATGAATTACAAATCTGATATGTTAAGAATCAAAAGGTATTCCCATAGTTTGAGGATTGTTATGAATGTATTTTACTGGGCAGCGATTATTGTGGCCATAGGGTCACTAATTACTGCTTTGGTTATCACATTTATGTCCGATTCACATTTTGTGTTAAATGATGAAAAAATCGGAAATATTGGCTTTACTGTTGATGGTTTGATTGAATATAACCTTAAAGATGCTTCATTAATGGGGTTGAGTTTGAAAAATGTTTATACTTCAATAGCAATCATGGCAGCGGTTATATCTTTTTTGACAATTCCAGCGCTAAAGCAGTTAGTCCTCATCCTCAAATCTGTAGAAGAGAATAAACCTTTTGCAAAAGAAAATTCAAAGAGAATATCAATAATTGGTGTAGTATTTATTTTTGGTTCATTCATAATACCTGCAGCTGAGTTTTTTGTTGCCAGGACAATTGTAGATACATTAAAAATTCAAAATGTAAGTGTAAATTACACCGGAAACTTTATTCTAGTATTTGCTGGAATTCTGATGATTATACTTAGTGGTATATTTAAGTACGGTAGCTACCTCCAGCATGAGTACGATGAAACAGTATAG